From Nicotiana tabacum cultivar K326 chromosome 22, ASM71507v2, whole genome shotgun sequence, one genomic window encodes:
- the LOC107816151 gene encoding uncharacterized protein LOC107816151 — MGKNQQMESVKGEEESRLIEYLRKEVPDWDDEVKLIARYKAFSGQRSDWEPLYIFWRDLILKVARHLHIFIIRPSQVKIWFDRGGLVPLCLEQVLLEMYTAGELLQNVGVTDPASGWVSQILQKVVNLGGLLRPPTQEKLAEDYYIIPVLLKEKALQVVQALSESHWTASCVITWRMFEELSGGFKEAHAVLNHLSECGKAKYLVTNKKDLMEGVKVSLSARALSGTTSLDFDVLHLIGIVEKLEHQLNVIDQRWKRSRESALASLKLGNKQVALRCSREMKLASLSREKCTALLNRVEEVLAIISDAEASKEVSEAIRIGTQAIKENGIDYDEVELCLQELNECVESQKQIDEILGSNAADAEIDDEGIEDELKKLELNFAEVPTQTSTSHSAVDALVAGAQETTNALSDSLANLHISHHARKDLEAEHAAEPMGVVSNDVNREAALA; from the exons ATGGGCAAAAACCAGCAAATGGAGAGTGTTAAAGGAGAAGAGGAGTCGAGGTTGATTGAATATTTGAGGAAAGAAGTTCCTGATTGGGACGATGAAGTGAAGTTGATTGCGAGGTACAAGGCATTCAGCGGTCAGAGGAGTGATTGGGAGCCTCTTTATATTTTCTGGAGGGATTTGATTCTCAAAGTTGCTCGACATCTTCACATCTTCATTATTCGTCCTTCTCAG GTGAAGATTTGGTTCGACCGAGGAGGCCTCGTCCCTTTGTGCCTCGAACAAGTATTG CTTGAAATGTATACCGCTGGTGAGCTATTGCAGAATGTGGGAGTCACTGATCCAGCTAGTGGCTGGGTTTCCCAAATTTTGCAGAAAGTAGTAAATTTGGGAGGTCTGTTGAGACCACCTACTCAAGAAAAGCTTGCCGAAGACTATTACATCATTCCTGTATTACTGAAG GAAAAGGCTCTTCAAGTGGTCCAAGCATTATCCGAAAGCCACTGGACAGCTTCATGTGTAATTACATGGAGAATGTTCGAGGAACTTTCTGGCGGATTCAAGGAAGCTCATGCAGTCTTGAATCACTTGTCTGAATGCGGAAAAGCGAAGTACCTTGTAACAAACAAGAAGGATTTAATGGAG GGGGTGAAAGTCTCTCTTTCAGCACGAGCACTTTCTGGCACAACAAGTCTAGATTTTGATGTGCTGCATTTGATTGGGATAGTAGAAAAACTTGAGCATCAGCTTAATGTGATAGATCAACGCTGGAAAAG GTCTAGAGAATCTGCTTTAGCTTCTCTAAAACTTGGGAACAAACAGGTGGCTCTAAGGTGTTCAAGGGAAATGAAGCTGGCTTCTCTGAGTAGAGAAAAATGTACAGCACTTTTAAACCGAGTGGAGGAAGTCCTTGCAATTATTTCTGATGCAGAAGcctcaaaggag GTTTCTGAAGCCATTCGAATTGGCACACAGGCTATTAAGGAAAATGGGATCGATTATGATGAAGTTGAGCTGTGTCTACAGGAGCTGAACGAGTGTGTTGAATCGCAGAAGCAGATTGATGAAATTCTAG GATCAAATGCAGCAGATGCAGAAATTGATGATGAAGGTATTGAAGATGAGCTGAAGAAGCTGGAGCTGAATTTTGCCGAGGTACCGACTCAAACATCCACCAGTCACAGTGCGGTGGACGCTCTAGTAGCAGGAGCCCAGGAAACCACCAATGCGCTAAGTGACTCCCTTGCGAACCTTCATATCTCACACCATGCAAGGAAGGACCTGGAGGCAGAACATGCTGCGGAGCCCATGGGTGTTGTGTCAAATGATGTCAATCGGGAAGCTGCTCTGGCATAG